From Hippea alviniae EP5-r, the proteins below share one genomic window:
- a CDS encoding ABC transporter ATP-binding protein — protein MLKVENLVVKYGEAIALKEINLEIKANEIVAVIGSNGAGKTTLLNAIMNRVKKSKGRVFFKNIEITNLKTHKIANLGISYLPDKRTVIKELTVKDNLMIAGYNQIKTKGFTYFNDKLEALFEHFPNIKTKIKQKAGLLSGGEQQMLSLAQALLREPELIILDEPTAGLSPKLVKTVFEIISFIKKNGLSILIVEQNVNKTIDAADEVYILKNGKITDKGKSKEFKDGFRLKQAYFGG, from the coding sequence ATGTTAAAAGTTGAAAATTTAGTCGTAAAATATGGCGAAGCTATAGCTCTAAAAGAGATAAACTTAGAGATAAAAGCAAACGAGATTGTGGCAGTGATAGGCTCAAATGGAGCAGGAAAAACGACACTTCTCAACGCTATTATGAACAGGGTAAAAAAATCCAAAGGAAGAGTATTCTTCAAAAACATAGAGATAACAAATCTAAAAACTCATAAGATAGCAAACTTAGGCATATCTTATCTGCCGGATAAAAGGACTGTTATAAAAGAGCTAACAGTTAAAGACAACCTTATGATTGCAGGATACAACCAGATAAAAACCAAAGGATTTACCTATTTCAACGACAAATTGGAAGCACTATTTGAGCATTTTCCAAATATAAAAACAAAGATAAAACAGAAGGCGGGACTGTTGAGTGGTGGAGAACAGCAGATGCTATCCTTAGCCCAAGCACTACTTAGAGAGCCAGAACTTATAATACTCGACGAACCAACCGCTGGACTATCTCCAAAACTCGTAAAAACGGTGTTTGAGATAATATCATTTATCAAAAAAAATGGACTCTCTATTCTCATAGTTGAGCAGAATGTAAACAAGACTATTGATGCCGCCGACGAAGTGTATATACTAAAAAACGGAAAGATAACAGACAAAGGCAAATCAAAAGAGTTTAAAGACGGCTTCAGATTAAAACAGGCTTACTTTGGAGGTTAA
- a CDS encoding ABC transporter ATP-binding protein, which translates to MEKTPILNIKSISKSFGGIKAVENVSFTVKEKQIKALIGPNGAGKTTLFNIITGLYKADNGSVEFLGSDILSKKPYELVKLGIARTFQNIQLSEELTVLENVAIGMDFKKRTGLFEMMFKPSKPTEKQKLKEAFKVLSFLKIEEFAYKYSNEIPFGVKRLVELARAMVSSPKLLLLDEPAAGLNEKETDNLLKAIFRIWEKGVSILLIEHDIEFVSNCSHSIVVMDSGKKIAEGLPSEVLNDERVMRAYLGD; encoded by the coding sequence ATGGAAAAAACGCCTATTCTAAACATAAAGAGTATAAGTAAATCGTTTGGCGGCATAAAAGCCGTCGAGAATGTAAGTTTCACCGTAAAAGAGAAACAGATAAAGGCACTGATAGGCCCAAATGGAGCAGGAAAAACGACGCTCTTTAACATAATAACTGGACTATACAAAGCAGACAACGGAAGCGTTGAGTTTTTAGGTTCGGACATACTCTCAAAAAAACCGTATGAGCTTGTGAAACTCGGAATAGCACGCACATTTCAGAATATCCAGCTATCAGAAGAGTTAACAGTTTTAGAAAATGTGGCAATAGGTATGGATTTTAAAAAAAGAACTGGATTGTTTGAGATGATGTTCAAACCGTCAAAACCAACAGAAAAACAGAAATTAAAAGAAGCTTTCAAAGTGCTGAGTTTTTTAAAGATAGAAGAGTTTGCTTACAAATATTCTAACGAAATCCCTTTCGGTGTCAAAAGATTGGTTGAGCTTGCAAGGGCTATGGTGAGCAGCCCTAAACTATTGCTTTTGGATGAGCCTGCCGCAGGCCTAAACGAAAAAGAGACAGACAACCTTCTCAAAGCAATATTTAGAATCTGGGAAAAAGGTGTTTCAATCTTACTCATAGAGCATGATATAGAGTTTGTATCCAACTGCTCACACTCAATAGTCGTAATGGATAGCGGCAAGAAGATAGCCGAAGGTCTGCCAAGCGAAGTTTTAAACGATGAGAGAGTAATGAGAGCGTATCTTGGTGATTAG